GCCCTAAGGTCAATTCCATGGTATGTTCTTGGGCAGTAGCAGTTACCAGACTACCGCAGGCTATCAATGATAAAAGTATATTTTTGTACATAGTATATTCCTTTTAATAATAGATATTCAAATCTTGTGCCAAAAATATAATTAATTGTTATATAGTATATTACTTCAGAGAAAGGGAATCTTACTCTGTGCCATACCGCACAAAAATAGTGCGTATACGCACACACAACACATTGATATATTACCTATCTTTGCTGACAACTGATGATAGAAAAACAATAGCTTTTATGGAACAATTAGGAAAGATACTGATAGTAGACGATAATGAGGATGTGCTTTTTGCCCTTAACCTTTTACTGGAACCTTATGCAGAAAAGATAAAAGTAGCAGTAACCCCTGATCGTATTGAACACTTCATGACGACTTTCCAGCCCGATATAATATTACTGGATATGAATTTCAGTCGCGATGCTATAAGCGGGCAGGAAGGTTTTGAGAGCCTGGAACAAATCTTGCGTATCGATTCTCAGGCAGTTGTTATTTTCATGACAGCATATGCAGATACGGATAAAGCAGTACGGGCAATTAAAGCGGGCGCCACCGATTTTATCCCCAAACCATGGGAGAAAGAAAAACTGCTTGCTACCCTCTCGTCCGGTATCAAGTTGCGTCGTTCCCGATGTGAAGTGAATCTGCTGAAGGAACAGGTGGAAGTTCTTAGTGGTGTGGGCAGTAGCGTAGAAGAATCTATAATTGGTGAATCAGCTGCGATGCAAGAGGTGTTTACGACAATAGAGAAATTACGCGATGCAGATGCTAATATTCTTATTCTTGGTGAGAATGGAACGGGTAAAGATGTAATAGCACGTTTGTTATATCGCTGTTCGCCACGCTATGGCCGCCCCTTTGTAACGATTGACCTTGGAAGTATTCCTGAACAATTATTTGAAAGTGAATTATTCGGTTACGAAAAGGGAGCATTTACTGATGCCCGAAAACCGAAAGCCGGACGTATGGAAGTGGCAACGGGAGGCACGCTGTTTCTGGATGAAATCGGTAATCTTTCATTGCCTATGCAGGCCAAGCTACTGACGGCCATTGAAAAACGACAGATCAGCCGTTTAGGCAGTACGCAGTCTGTACCTATCGACGTGCGTTTAATTTGTGCCACGAATGCAGATATCCGCCATCTGGTGGAAGAAGGGAATTTCCGGCAAGACTTACTCTATCGTATCAATACGATTGAACTGCACATCCCTCCATTGCGGGAGCGAGGGAATGATATTATCCTCTTGGCAGACCATTTTCTGCAGCGCTATGCCCGTAAATATCAGAAGGAAATGCGGGGCTTGACGCGTGAAGCAAAAGCGAAATTACTGCGTTATCCCTGGCCGGGAAATGTGCGTGAGTTACAACATACGATGGAGCGTGCCGTAATTCTGGGTGACGGTTCGTTGCTTCGTCCCGACAATTTCCTGTTTCAGGCTTCTTCACCCCGTCCTAAGAAGGAGGAAGAAGTACTCAATCTGGAGCAATTGGAACGGCAGGCTGTAGAAAAGGCTATGCGATTGAGCGAAGGGAATATGACGCGGGCCGCGGAGTATCTGGGAATCACGCGCTTTGCATTGTATCGGAAGATTGAGAAGTTGGGATTATAGTTTAATTAAATTCTTCATTCAAACCATTTATTATGAAGCGGTATTCCTTAATTGTTATCTTGCACATCTGTCTTCTGGCAGTACTTTCTGTAGGCGTCTATGTGTTATTTTGTGCAGACTTGTGGTTTAGTATGCTTATCACATTCTTGTTTCTTTTGGGGACGGGTATACACCTTTATTATATACAGATGAAACAATTGCAGATGATACGTCGCCTGACAGGCAGTTTGCGTTATAATGATATGACACAGGCTTTCCATCCACCTTATAAAAATAAGCTGATGACAGAGATGGCTGTAGAATTATCAGAAACCCTACAGGCTTTTCGTGCCCGTTTACTAGAGGAAGAAGTGAAACACCAGTATTACGAAAGTCTGTTGAATAAAGTGGATACCGCTGTATTAGTGACTGACATGTCCGGGCGTATCGAGTGGTTGAATCGTGCTGCTACTGCTCAACTGGGGCAAGATCCACAGTTGCCGTCCGAATTCTTGAATCTTCCCTCAGGTGAAACACAAGTCATGCGTATTCATCGGAATGGGGCTACTTTGGAAATGGCCGTAGCTACTACCCTTTTCGTAGCTCGTGGCATGGAAAGGCGCCTCATTAGTTTGAAGAATATACATTCTGTATTGGAACGAAATGAAATGGAAGCCTGGCAAAAACTAATCCGTGTACTCACCCATGAAATCATGAATTCCATTACGCCTATCATCTCTCTTTCCGAAACATTGAGTGAGCGTGGAGTGCCTGTGGCATTAAAAGACGCAGGAGGCGAAAAAGAATATGCCGTAATGCTGCAAGCCATGCAAACTATTCATCGGCGTAGTAAGGGATTGTTGGGGTTTGTAGAAAACTATCGTCGTCTTACCCGTCTCCCCGCTCCCGTCTGCGCGAGTGTATCAGTTCGGGAGCTGTTTACTGATTTGCAGAAACTCTTTCCAGACGAAACGATTCATTTTGAACTTCCACCTTCAGAGAAAATATTGAATGTGGATCGTGCCCAGATAGAACAGGTGCTTATTAATCTGCTAAAAAATGCCCGTGAAGCATCTGGCCGTCGCGAAGAACCCAGAATTGAGGTAAAAGCTGCTTTTGCACCCAAAGTGACTTCTTCTCTGACTTCCTGGCGTTGTACTATTACTGTTCGGGATAATGGTGAAGGTATCTTACCCGAAGTACAGGATAAAATATTTGTTCCGTTCTTCACGACGAAAACTGCCGGTTCGGGTATTGGACTCAGCCTTTGCAAGCAAATTATGAATCAGCATGGGGGAAATATTTCTGTTTATTCGGAAGCGGGAAAAGGTAGTTGCTTTACTTTACAATTCAGTTAGATGGACATTGCATCTCAAAAGGTTGTTTTGAGTCTATTAAAAAATACAAATATTATATAATCGTAAAAAATCTGTGTCGATATTTTATTGCTTTTAACAGCTACTAATTTTTCCATTATTTATTTTTGCAGCCACACAAATCGATAACTCATATTTAATTAACCATAAAATTCTATATGATTATGCGAACTAATTATTTGCTGCTATTAACCATTTTATTGGGTTTGATCCCCATGAATTACACACACGCCTCTGATTCTGTACCAAGCGTGTTTCTTTATTCTCCTTACACAAAGATTTCCGTTTCTCCGGGAACGAGCATTGACTACAAAATTGATTTAATCAACAATTCGGATGCACCGGTCAATGCCGATCTGTCCGTAACAGGACTACCTGCAAGTTGGAAGCGTGAGTTAAAATCCGGTGGTTGGAATATTAACAAACTGGCAGTTTTGCCTAATGAAAAGAAAGACTTTAACTTGAAATTGGAAGTACCACTGAAGATAAATAAAGGTAGCTATAATTTCACAGTCTTCGCCGGAGATTGCCAACTTCCTCTAACAGTCACTGTAGCCCAACAAGGTACTTATCAGACTGAATTTACTACTGACCAGCCCAATATGCAGGGAAATTCTAAATCCACATTCACCTTCAATGCCGTACTGAAAAACCAGACTGCTGATCAGCAGTTATATGCTTTGATGTCCAATGCACCCAGGGGGTGGAATGTTATTTTCAAACCTAACTATAAACAGGCTACCTCTGCACAAGTGGAAGCAAATGCCAGCCAGAATGTATCGATAGACGTCACCCCACCCGCCAATGTAGAAGCCGGAAATTATAAGATTTCAGTACGTGCGGTTGCTGGCAATACATCTGCCGACCTGGACTTGGAAGTAGTGGTTACAGGTACCTATCAAATGGAACTGACCACTCCACGAGGATTGTTGAGTACTGAGATTACTGCCGGAGATGTGAAGCGCTTGGAACTGGTAGTCAGGAATACAGGCTCTTCTTTACTAAAAGATATCCAACTTTCATCCGGTAAACCTACAGATTGGGAAGTTTCTTTTGAGCCGGCTAAAATAGAGATGCTGAAAGCCGGAGAAACAACTACTGTTACGGCTGTAATGAAGGCTTCGAAAAAAGCCTTGCCCGGCGATTATATTGCAACCATGGAAGCCAGAACTCCCGAAGTGAATGCTACCGCACAATTCAGGATTGCAGTAAAAACACCTATGCTTTGGGGGTGGGTAGGAATATTAGTTATCGTTGTAGCTGTGGGAGGTGTCTACTATCTATTCCGAAAATATGGAAGGAGGTAATTATGGGCGAACAAGTGATTGTACTTACCGATTTGACAAAAAAATACGGTAATTTCACTGCTGTTGACCATATTAGCCTGTCAATCTGCAAAGGAGAGATCTTCGGATTATTAGGTCCGAACGGTGCGGGAAAATCCACAACTATCCTGATGATGCTGGGGCTGACGGAGCCGACTTCCGGCAAAGTGGAAATTTGTGGAATAGACTCCACTACAAACCCTATTGAGGTTAAGAAGAGAATAGGTTATCTTCCCGAAGACTTAGGCTTTTATGATGAAATGACAGGATTGGAAAACCTTGTCTATACAGCACTTCTGAATGGTCTTTCAAAGAGGGAGGCTGAGGAGAAAGCAAAGGAACTCATGCAGCGGGTAGGGCTTTCCGAACAGGCAAACAAGAAGACTGGAAAGTATTCCCGTGGTATGAGGCAACGTCTGGGATTGGCAGATGTACTGATTAAGAATCCGGAAATCATAATCCTGGATGAACCGACATCGGGTATCGATCCTGCCGGAATTCAGGAATTTATTGAATTGATTCGTAATTTGAGTAGAGTGCATTCTTTGACTGTATTGTTTTCTTCCCATAACTTGGATCAGGTGCAGAAAGCTTGTGATCGTGTGGGTTTGTTTAATCACGGAAAATTATTGGCACAGCTTGATCTTGAGGAGATGGAGGGTAAACAGGTGGAACTTATTGATGTCTACAATGATTATGTAAAGGAAGGAGGTGAGAAACATGAACAAAGTTGAGCAGCCTTTCTGGGTTATTGTGAATAAGGAAATCCGAGATCATGTACGTAGTTGGCGCTTTATTATCTTACTTGCCATTATTACACTAACCTGTATGGGAGCTTTGTATACATCACTCACCAGTATGCGCGAGGCTATCAAGTCAGGTGGTGTGGAAGATACTTTTTTCTTCCTGAAATTGTTTACTGTATCGGATGGTACGTTACCTTCCTTCGTTTTATTCATTAACTTTTTAGGACCGTTGCTAGGCATTGCTTTGGGATTTGACGCCATGAATTCGGAACAGAACAAGGGAACGTTATGCCGCATATTATCACAACCGATACATCGTGATTGCATAATCAATGCCAAATTTGTTGCTGCATTGATCGTGATTACAATTATGCTGTTTGTATTAGGGTTCCTGGTGATGGGTGCCGGATTGATTGCTATTGGTATTCCACCCACGCCGGAAGAATTTGCCCGTATCATTTCCTTTTTGGTCCTCAGTGTTTTCTATGTAGGGCTTTGGTTGAATATGGCGATACTGTTTTCACTTTGTTTCCGGCAAACGGCAACTTCAGCCTTGGCTTCTTTGGCAATATGGTTGTTCTTTAGCGTCTTCTATACGATGATTGTCAACTGGATTGCCAAAATGTTGATGCCTTCTGATATGATGTCTCCTTATTATGCCATTGGCTATCAGAAAATAGTTTGGGGTATAACGTCGTTGAATCCGTGTGAGTTATTTAATCAGGCAACTTCTGTATTGTTGATGCCGTCTCTCCGAAGTTTGGGACCATTAATGATGGAGCAGGTCCAAGGGGCTATACCCAGTCCTCTCCCATTGGGACAGAGTTTACTGGTTATATGGCCACAGTTGACAGGATTGATTGCAGTTACAATACTTTGCTTTGCCCTTTCTTATATTATATTTATGCGTAGAGAAATTCGTTCAAGGTAATTGATTGGTTGGGGTAAGAAGAAATCCCTGACGACTTTAAATATATAAAGTATCGTCAGGGATTCATATGTTGTAGTTTGTATTATTTCTGCCTTACATACTCTAAAGTGTATCCGTAGTTAGAACTCAGTACTAAAGAATCCGGTGTTAACTTGTCTATTTTCAGAGTATCCACACCTTCAATTTCTATTCCATTACCAATGCTTTTTACTGTCAGGTAAAGCTGATCGCCTTGCTGTTCCCATTCTTTGTATACCAGTGTGTGCATATTAATGGAAGATGCTTCTCCATTCTCTTCCAGTTTGATGCCTTGTACTTCTCCGGGTTGTCCATTAATGGGCATTACCCACGATCCTACTACTGTAACGGGGGCTTTAGTGCCACCACATGCAGCAAATACGACTGCCATGACAGCCATACTAAAGATTTGTTTTTTCATGATGTCTTTTTTATTATAGTGTAACGTTGAAATCAGCCAATTGTTTTTCGGGGCATAAAGTTAGTTGAAAAATATCGTTTTGCCAGCTATTATTTTATGTTTTCTGCATTCCTATCTAATATATATGTTGGTGAGGTATGTTGATATCTCTGCTACCTATCCGGATATAGTCAAGTCCGTACCAAGTCCGTATAAAGGTACCTTTATTGGGAGTTGATACGGACTTGGTACGGAGATGACACGGAGGTGACTATACTTTAATGAGCATTCAAGACCTCTTCTGAAACTTTTTTAATAAAAAAACTTCAGTTTTCTTTGCTTATTACAAAATACTTTCTACCTTTGCACTCGCTTTTAAGAAATAAGGCATTCGGGGTGTAGCGCAGTCCGGTTAGCGCACCTGCTTTGGGAGCAGGGGGTCGTGGGTTCGAATCCCGCTACCCCGACAGTAAGGTGAAAGAAGGTGTTATAAATGACACCTTCTTTTTTTTTAAACAACTGGGCACTTTTTCTATTAATCTTATCATTTTATTATAAAAAGTGAAGTAATATATTTCTCTAAAGTGTATATTATTTCTATATTTACTGCGAATGGATAAGTGTCTAAAAATGTAATATCATGGAGGAGAATCAAGATGTTCGTTGGTTGCAGCGTTATGATAGCTTTCAAAAAGCTTGTAAAAGAGTACTTGAAATCACTGAATCCGACAAATCCCCGGAGGATTTATCAGAATTGGAGCAAGAGGGACTTATACAGCGATTTGAATATACTTTTGAACTGGCATGGAAGGTATTACAAGATTTTTTAAAATACAAAGGGTATGAGTTTATGCAAGGTCCTAACGGTGCCCTTCAAAAAGCCTTTGAAGATGGTTTGATTTCCAATCATGATGCTTGGCGGAGAATGGCTAAAGCAAGAGTAACAACCTCGCATACTTATAATGAGGGTGAAGCTATCGAAATAGTAAAAAATATATTTGAAGAATACGCTGTACTATTAAAGCAATTGAACATTAGGTTAACTCAAGAGAAATCAAATATAGAAAATAATATTTATCCGGAATAACTATGTACGGATTAAGTGATATTGTCATTGCTGATATTTGTAGTGTGCTTGAGAAGCATGCTAATATAGAAAAGGCTGTAATTTTCGGTTCACGAGCTAAAGGTAACTATGGAGAAGGATCGGATATAGATCTTGCTATAGTGGGGAATGATATTTCTTTCAATCAATTGATGGATATAAATATTCAAATAGAAGATTTGGGGTTGCTGTATAAAGTAGATGTTATTGACTATAATAAGAATATCGGTACTCCAATTGGAGACCATATAAATCGAGTAGGTTTACTGTTTTATGAAAAAAAAGAGAAGTAATATAATCACATCTTTAAATAAAACTCTCTTGTCAACGCAATGTATTCCGGTGTAAATTGATTGCGTTCCACCTCAATACATAAAGTTTCCTCCATACATTTTTGTTCCTGATGTCCGAATGCGATAAGTACTCTCCTGCTAGGCTTGCCTGGCTTGGTAAAAACATGAAGGCGTCGTGAAGGGTATAATTTGTATTTCCAAGCTGTATCAATTACTAACTTCTCTGCTTCAGTAGGAATGATGATACATATCCTCCCCTGATCTTCAAGAAAGTGTGCCGAACGCCGGAAAAGTAACTCGTAATTCAGTTCGCGGGTGTGACGTGCCATATTGCGTTGCTTGTCAGGGCAATTTAAAGCATCAACAAAATAAGGAGGGTTAGAAACTATCAGATGATATTTATTATCTGTTTGAAATAAACTGAAATCATTACAGATAACTTTTATCCTATTTGCCCATGGAGAACGTGCTATGTTTTCTTCTGCCTGAGTTGCCGCGGCTTCATCTATTTCTATAGCTGTAACTTGTGAAAGCGGATTACGTTGAGCTAACATTAAAGCTATCAATCCTGTGCCGGTACCAATATCGAGAATTTGTTGAGGGTTTCCAACTTCTGCCCAGGCACCCAAAAGAACTCCATCTGTACCTACTTTCATGGCACATTTATCATGCCATATAGTAAATTGTTTAAACTGAAAATAAGGATTTGGCATCGTTTATAGTTATTATTTGAGGGCAAAAATAGGCAAAGTCGGGAATATTACGACTAATTTGGCACTGTTTTTGTCTTTTTATAGAAAAGGTGCTTTATATTAATGAAGAATAGATTAACTTTGCAGGCGCTTTGTAAGCCCTGTCAGTGTGACATAAACTTAAAAAGAACAAAATGAAGAAAAGACTTTACCTAAAAGATATGGAGACGAGAGAAGAAGGAAACTCTTTCTCAGTAATTGCTGATTTTGAGGGGAATGAGGAACAATTGATGGATATTGAAGTGAATGAGATACTTCCGATATTGCCTTTACGGAATATGGTTTTATTTCCAGGCGTGTTTATGCCGGTATCTGTCGGGAGAAAGACTTCCATGAAATTAGTGCGTGAAGCAGAAAAGAAGAGTGCATATATCGGAGTAGTCTGTCAGAAAGTGGCTGAAACCGAAATGCCAATGTTGGAAGATTTGCATACTATTGGTACGATCGGTAAGATTATCCGTATCCTGGAGATGCCTGATCAGACAACAACGATTATCCTGCAAGGCGTCAAACGTATGGAGTTGGAAGAAATTGTAGATACAACTCCGTATTTGAAAGGACGCGTAAAGGCACTGGAAGAAGATATTCCCGATAAAAATGATAAAGAGTTCCATGCTTTGGTGGAAGCTTGTAAGGATCTGACTATAAGATATATCAAATCATCTGATATGTTCCCGCAGGATTCTGCATTTGCTATCAAGAACATTACTAATCCTATGTTTTTGGTAGATTTTATTTGCACGAATCTTCCATTGAAGAAAGATGAAAAGATTGAGTTGCTACGTATTGACTCATTGCGGGCACGTACTTACCGTCTATTAGAGATACTGAACCGGGAAGTGCAGCTTGCCGAGATTAAGGAGTCCATACAGATGCGTGCACGAGAAGATATTGACCAACAACAACGTGAATACTTCCTGCAACAGCAAATTAAAACCATTCAGGATGAATTGGGTGGCGGTGGCCAGGAACAGGAAATTGAAGAGCTGCGCCGCAAAGCACTCACTACTAAATGGAGTGTAGAAGTGAGAGACATCTTTATGAAAGAGGTGGATAAATTGGAGCGTACACATCCGCAATCTCCTGATTACAGTGTGCAGCTTAATTATCTGCAAACAATGTTGAGTTTGCCATGGGGAATATATACTACGGATAATCTCAACCTGATCAATGCCGAAAAGACTTTAAATAAAGATCATTATGGCTTGGAGAAGGTGAAAGAACGTATTTTGGAGCACTTGGCTGTATTAAAGTTGAAAGGTGACATGAAGTCGCCTATTATCTGCTTGTATGGCCCTCCGGGAGTGGGTAAAACTTCTTTGGGACGTTCTATCGCTGCTGCCTTGAAGCGTAAGTACATTCGTATGTCATTGGGTGGTGTGCATGATGAAGCTGAAATCCGTGGACACCGCAAGACATATATCGGTGCTATGCCGGGACGTATTATCAAGAGTCTGATCAAGGCAGGTTCATCAAATCCGGTGTTTATCTTGGACGAAATTGATAAAGTTAGCTCAGACCGTCAGGGGGATCCCTCTTCTGCCCTGCTTGAAGTACTCGATCCGGAACAGAATACAACATTCCATGACAACTTCCTGGATGTAGATTATGATTTGTCTAAAGTGATGTTCATAGCTACTGCAAATAACCTGAATACTATTCCCGGACCTTTGCTCGACCGTATGGAGTTGATTGAGGTAAGTGGTTATATCACCGAAGAGAAAATAGAGATTGCCCGCCGCCATTTGGTTCCGAAAGAACTGGAAGCTAACGGTATGAAGAAGAATGATATCAAGATACCGAAGAATACGCTGGAGGCAATTATCGAGTCGTATACTCGTGAAAGCGGCGTACGTGAACTGGAGAAGAAAATAGGTAAGATACTTCGTAAATCAGCACGTCAGTATGCTACAGATGGTTATTTTGCCAAACAGGAGATTAAGCCGGGAGATTTATATGAATTCCTCGGAGCACCGGAGTATACCCGTGATAAATATCAGGGTAATGATTACGCTGGTGTAGTCACCGGACTGGCATGGACTGCCGTAGGCGGAGAAATCTTGTTTGTAGAAACCAGTTTAAGTCGTGGAAAAGGCGGACGTCTGACATTGACCGGAAATCTGGGCGACGTCATGAAGGAATCTGCAATGCTGGCTTTGGAATATATCAAGGCACATGCTTCTTTGTTAAATCTGGATGAAGAAATCTTTGATAATTGGAATATTCATGTACATGTACCGGAAGGTGCTATTCCTAAGGATGGACCTTCAGCCGGTATTACGATGGCCACATCTCTTGCTTCTGCCCTCACCCAACGTAAGGTAAAAGCGAATCTTGCTATGACAGGAGAAATAACACTTCGTGGTAAGGTGCTTCCCGTAGGAGGTATTAAGGAAAAGATTCTGGCTGCCAAACGTGCCGGCATCAAGAACATTATCTTGAGTGAAGAGAATCGTAAGAATATTGACGAAATACAGGAAATCTACCTCAAGGGATTGACTTTCCACTACGTGAAAGATGTGAAAGAAGTATTTGCCATTGCGCTGACCAATGAAAAGGTAGCCGATGCCATTGACTTGTCCGTAAAGAAAGAAAAGACAGAAAAGAAAGCAGAATGACATTCGACTTACAATATACAGACAGTAAAAGTAACGCGCGTGCAGGATTGATAACCACCGATCACGGGCAGATAGCAACACCTATCTTTATGCCGGTAGGTACCGTAGGAACGGTGAAAGGTGTGCATGTAACCGAACTGAAAGAAGATATCGAGGCGCAGATCATATTAGGAAATACCTATCATCTGTACCTGCGTCCGGGATTGGATGTATTGGAAAAAGCCGGAGGACTTCATAAGTTCAACGGTTTTGACCGTCCGATGTTGACGGATAGTGGTGGTTTCCAGGTCTTTTCATTGTCGGGTATTCGTAAATTACGGGAAGAAGGTGCAGAATTCCGTTCACATATTGATGGTAGCAAACATATCTTCACTCCCGAAAAGGTAATGGATATCGAACGTACGATTGGTGCAGATATTATGATGGCTTTTGACGAGTGTCCTCCGGGAGATTCGGATTATGCGTATGCCAAAAAGTCATTAGGACTGACACACCGTTGGCTGGACCGTTGTATTCAGCGTTTCAATGAGACGGAACCAAAATATGGATACCAACAGTCGCTTTTCCCCATTGTTCAAG
The nucleotide sequence above comes from Bacteroides intestinalis DSM 17393. Encoded proteins:
- the tgt gene encoding tRNA guanosine(34) transglycosylase Tgt translates to MTFDLQYTDSKSNARAGLITTDHGQIATPIFMPVGTVGTVKGVHVTELKEDIEAQIILGNTYHLYLRPGLDVLEKAGGLHKFNGFDRPMLTDSGGFQVFSLSGIRKLREEGAEFRSHIDGSKHIFTPEKVMDIERTIGADIMMAFDECPPGDSDYAYAKKSLGLTHRWLDRCIQRFNETEPKYGYQQSLFPIVQGCVYPDLRKESAEFIASKGADGNAIGGLAVGEPVDKMYEMIELVNEILPKDKPRYLMGVGTPVNILEGIERGVDMFDCVMPTRNGRNGMLFTKDGIINMRNKKWETDFSPIEADGASAVDTLYSKAYLRHLFHAQELLAMQIASIHNLAFYLWLVGEARKHIIAGDFSTWKPMMVKRVSTRL